The Panicum hallii strain FIL2 chromosome 9, PHallii_v3.1, whole genome shotgun sequence genome has a window encoding:
- the LOC112876102 gene encoding expansin-B11-like translates to MAAASTHLVAVAVVLAALVGGAWCGPPKVPPGKNISADCDGKWLEAKATWYGKPTGAGPDDNGGACGYKEVNKAPFNSMGACGNSPIFKDGLGCGSCYEIKCDKPAECSGEPVIVYITDMNYEPIAAYHFDLAGTAFGAMAKKGEEEKLRKAGIIDMQFRRVKCKYPADTKIAFHVEKGCNPNYLALLLKYAAGDGDIVGVDIKEKGAKEYQSLKHSWGAIWRMDTPKPIKGPISIRITSEGGKTLEQEDVIPEGWKPDTLYPSKLQF, encoded by the coding sequence atggcggcggcgtcgaCGCATCTTGttgcggtggcggtggtgctcgCGGCGCTGGTGGGCGGCGCATGGTGCGGTCCGCCCAAGGTTCCCCCGGGCAAGAACATCTCGGCAGACTGCGACGGCAAGTGGCTGGAGGCCAAGGCGACGTGGTACGGCAAGCCGACAGGCGCGGGGCCTGACGACAACGGCGGCGCCTGCGGGTACAAGGAGGTGAACAAGGCTCCCTTCAACAGCATGGGGGCGTGCGGCAACTCGCCCATCTTCAAGGACGGCCTCGGCTGCGGCTCCTGCTACGAGATCAAGTGCGACAAGCCCGCCGagtgctccggcgagcccgtCATCGTCTACATCACTGACATGAACTACGAGCCCATCGCCGCCTACCACTTCGACCTGGCCGGCACGGCCTTTGGAGCCATGGCCaagaagggggaggaggagaagctGCGCAAGGCGGGCATCATCGACATGCAGTTCCGCCGCGTCAAGTGCAAGTACCCGGCCGACACCAAGATCGCCTTCCACGTCGAGAAGGGCTGCAACCCCAACTACCTTGCGCTGCTCCTCAAGTACGCTGCCGGCGACGGCGACATCGTCGGCGTCGACATCAAGGAGAAGGGCGCCAAAGAGTACCAGTCCCTGAAGCACTCTTGGGGCGCCATCTGGAGAATGGACACCCCGAAGCCGATCAAGGGCCCTATCTCCATCCGCATCACCAGCGAGGGAGGCAAAACGCTCGAACAGGAGGATGTCATCCCCGAAGGCTGGAAGCCCGACACCCTCTACCCCTCCAAGCTCCAGTTCTGA